A genome region from Methanobacterium subterraneum includes the following:
- a CDS encoding DUF5518 domain-containing protein, protein MADWKIIGLGGLFNAVLSIIFIVIFFPLFFLGPLTGGFLASYFSQRYEDYAKMDLKDGAIAGIISGMIGGLIITIILIMGFEAIEVIINLISLEIGMIPGANTLVAAYIIFQLSIIISIILGALGGAIGIMVKKSEKEILHNNKRFHYEKK, encoded by the coding sequence ATGGCGGATTGGAAAATTATCGGACTAGGTGGACTGTTTAACGCAGTTCTAAGTATCATTTTCATTGTTATCTTCTTCCCGCTCTTCTTTTTAGGTCCTTTAACCGGAGGGTTTTTAGCCTCTTACTTTAGTCAGAGATATGAAGATTACGCTAAGATGGATTTAAAGGATGGGGCAATTGCTGGGATAATTTCTGGAATGATTGGTGGTTTAATCATCACCATAATATTGATAATGGGCTTTGAGGCCATAGAAGTGATTATAAATTTAATTTCCCTTGAAATTGGCATGATACCTGGAGCCAATACATTGGTGGCAGCCTACATTATTTTCCAGTTATCCATAATCATTAGTATAATTCTAGGTGCCCTGGGTGGAGCCATTGGGATTATGGTAAAAAAAAGTGAAAAGGAGATTCTCCATAATAACAAGAGATTTCACTATGAAAAAAAATAA
- a CDS encoding PsbP-related protein produces the protein MLPRIISSMGLVFLIFSVVVVSGCTSDNELDNVYKTESDGLKHFASDGISFDSPNNWTYYKMDNNEGDYLFSIGRGNGEERDFIHFHAGKYDRTLSEHISSEKKEIPLRKWTMLSEKELTVGGLPAYQISALNQENKPLIKTWFIQNGTMYTIHAVPGPDKNLTSIEKDLEIVISSFKII, from the coding sequence ATGTTGCCAAGAATAATTAGTTCAATGGGATTAGTGTTCCTTATTTTTAGTGTTGTGGTTGTTTCAGGATGCACCTCGGATAATGAACTGGATAATGTATATAAAACTGAATCTGATGGTTTGAAACATTTTGCAAGTGATGGCATATCTTTTGATTCCCCCAATAATTGGACTTATTATAAAATGGATAATAATGAAGGGGACTATTTGTTTTCCATAGGGCGAGGAAACGGTGAAGAAAGGGACTTTATTCATTTCCATGCTGGCAAATACGATCGTACTTTATCAGAACATATCAGTTCTGAGAAGAAGGAAATTCCACTGAGGAAATGGACCATGTTATCTGAAAAAGAACTTACGGTTGGTGGTCTTCCAGCATACCAGATTTCAGCACTTAACCAGGAAAATAAACCACTGATAAAAACATGGTTTATACAAAATGGAACTATGTACACCATTCACGCTGTTCCCGGTCCCGATAAAAATCTTACCAGTATCGAAAAAGATCTTGAAATTGTAATCAGCAGTTTTAAGATAATATAA
- a CDS encoding RidA family protein, which yields MKPRGYSHAISVTGNHQTIYIGGQNAADKNRGLVGKGSLKKQTEQVLINIEKILEESDAKLEHVVKFNIYLVQGQDPQEGFQVFQEKWGDNPNYPIITVLFVAGLGNPDWLVEIDAMAIIPE from the coding sequence ATGAAACCTAGAGGGTATTCCCATGCTATATCCGTTACTGGGAATCACCAGACCATTTACATTGGTGGTCAAAATGCGGCGGATAAAAACAGGGGCCTGGTAGGTAAGGGTAGTCTCAAAAAACAGACCGAACAGGTTTTAATCAATATTGAGAAGATCTTAGAAGAATCAGATGCTAAACTGGAGCATGTGGTTAAGTTCAACATTTACCTGGTTCAGGGGCAGGACCCTCAGGAGGGATTCCAGGTTTTCCAGGAGAAATGGGGAGATAATCCGAATTATCCAATCATAACTGTTTTATTTGTAGCGGGACTTGGAAATCCGGATTGGTTGGTTGAGATAGATGCAATGGCAATAATTCCGGAATAA
- a CDS encoding amidase — MDLAEYSKCDGVALADLVRRGDVTPKELAHLLVEAVEKVNPTINAVLEVYLDRVEVSDDKSISDGPFLGVPFLMKDIGAGEKGRHQESGSKLMQGHVADNDSFLTTFFKKAGLTLLGRTTTPEFALGISTESELVGVTHNPWNPNITSGGSSGGAAASVAAGIVPIAHGSDNGGSIRIPASACGLVGLKPSRGRVTLGPDIGELWPGMLQEFVLSRTVRDTAVMLDAVSKPVLGDPFIIKQPDSPYVHELNAPTGKMRIAWTTDPWQPGGFVDSEVVNCVEQVVSQCEEAGHEMVQVSPTFDYEEYLHAVCVAWAFGVHMGMDMFASIMGRKVSEETVEPVMLSFYEYSRRLTAVDMFMAEFALNQFRRNFGEFFQQYDLLLTPTLNKLPEPHGKYSKMRKDLGYEEYMRLCEETKVHTTAANVTGQPAITLPLGQSRSGLPIGIQFMARFGEEDTLIRLSSSLEKEMPWHHRIPPIHASR, encoded by the coding sequence GTGGATTTGGCAGAGTATTCTAAGTGTGATGGTGTTGCTCTAGCTGATTTGGTCAGAAGGGGAGATGTGACACCCAAAGAACTTGCACATCTTTTGGTTGAAGCAGTTGAAAAGGTCAACCCAACAATCAATGCAGTCTTAGAGGTCTACTTGGACCGTGTCGAAGTTTCAGATGATAAATCAATCTCTGATGGCCCTTTCTTAGGGGTGCCATTCTTGATGAAGGACATTGGTGCCGGTGAAAAAGGAAGGCATCAGGAGAGCGGATCTAAGCTCATGCAGGGGCATGTTGCAGATAATGACTCATTCCTGACAACATTTTTCAAGAAAGCTGGTTTGACTCTATTGGGCCGTACAACAACACCTGAATTCGCGTTGGGAATTTCAACAGAATCCGAATTGGTGGGTGTGACTCATAATCCCTGGAATCCTAATATCACGAGTGGTGGTTCCAGTGGTGGGGCTGCAGCCAGTGTAGCAGCAGGTATTGTGCCCATAGCGCATGGTAGTGATAACGGGGGTTCGATTCGAATCCCAGCAAGTGCTTGTGGCCTCGTGGGATTGAAACCCTCCCGTGGACGCGTTACCCTTGGCCCGGATATTGGAGAGCTGTGGCCGGGGATGTTACAGGAGTTTGTTTTGAGCAGGACTGTTCGGGACACCGCAGTGATGTTAGACGCGGTTTCAAAACCAGTACTTGGAGATCCTTTTATCATAAAGCAGCCTGATAGTCCTTATGTGCACGAATTGAATGCTCCAACTGGGAAAATGCGCATAGCGTGGACCACTGATCCCTGGCAACCAGGCGGCTTCGTGGATTCCGAAGTGGTAAACTGTGTGGAGCAGGTAGTTTCCCAATGTGAAGAGGCAGGTCATGAAATGGTTCAGGTCAGCCCTACCTTTGACTATGAAGAATACCTCCACGCGGTATGTGTAGCATGGGCATTTGGAGTGCATATGGGGATGGATATGTTCGCATCAATAATGGGCAGAAAAGTAAGCGAGGAGACAGTTGAACCAGTGATGCTATCATTTTATGAATACTCCCGGAGGCTTACGGCAGTGGACATGTTCATGGCTGAATTCGCCCTGAACCAATTCCGACGAAACTTTGGGGAATTCTTCCAACAATATGACCTGTTGCTAACACCCACCTTGAACAAATTACCTGAACCACACGGAAAGTACTCGAAAATGAGGAAAGACCTTGGCTATGAGGAGTATATGCGTCTCTGCGAGGAAACCAAAGTGCACACAACAGCGGCTAATGTCACTGGACAACCAGCAATAACCTTGCCTCTCGGGCAGAGCAGGTCAGGTTTAC